CTTCTTCTCCTTGTACGAGCCGTACATGGAGGGAATGCCGAACGCGATGTGCCGCTTGAACTCGATGGTGTCGAGCGGCTCGAACACCTTTCCCGAAAGCAGGATGTCCCACTTGAGCGAATACTGGAGGTCGAGCAGCGCCCCGAGCGCCGCGTACGGGTCGCTTCCGCGCAGCGCCTCGAACAGGTCCTCCGGCGGGGCGAAGAGCCCCTCGCGCGCGTACGCCTCGAGCTTCTCGACGTCGCGCACCTTAGAAAAGTTGTACTTGTCGAAGATCATGCGGTAGACGTGCAGAAAGGTGATGAACTTCTCGATGTTGACCCTTGAGATGTCGAGAAAGCGCACGTTCTCGAACATCTTCCGGAATTCCTCGTCCGAGATGTCGTAGAGGAACTTCCATATCTTCGTCTTCGAGGTGTCGATGTCGAACATGTTCTTGATGAAATGCAGCATCTTAGTCATCTCGGCGGGAAAGCGCGTGTCGAAATACTCCTCGAAACAGCCGATGGCGTCCGTGCGCTCCGCGTCGCTCACGCCCTGCATCGCCGCCACGGCGGCGAATTCGATGAAGCGCTTCTTCCCCACCGCGCCCAGGAAGTCCCAGAAGTGCCCGTCGGCGACTTCGCTGAAATGCCTCCGCGCGGCCTCGAACAGCGCCTGCGCCGCCGGTTCGTTGTCGAGATTGATCAGACGCCAGGCGCGCGGCAGGGTATCGTACACCTCCGCCGGCACCAGGCCCTCGAGCAGGCGCCCCTCGCCGGTCATCCAGAATTCCATGATACGCTGAATGAGGAGCACCGTGCGGCTCGACGACTCCACGTGCACCTGCTTCCTGAGAAAGTGCACCAGGTCGTTCATCCGGTGGTTGGTGTCGATCTTCTCGGTGAAGGAGCGTATGTCGCCCGTCGCCCCGATATCGTGATAAAAGGCGGGAAAGACCGCCGCAAGCGAGGTGATGAGATGGAATACGTCCTTATAATCGCTGTTGAGGAGCTGCGAGATGTCTCGCTGGAAGACATCTGTGTCCTTGAGGAACACGCCGCCGAGCTTCAGGTTGACGATGAGCCCGGCGGCGAGCTTCTTCATGACAGGCGGATCGATCTCGATGAGCCGCATCCACGTGCGGATGTTCTCAAGGTGGCTGGAGTTGACGATCACCGACCAGTCCGATGCGATGCCGGAGAACTCGGGGAATCGAAAGCGCGACTGGATGAGGATGTCCACGAAATGGTCGATGAGCGAGACCCTTCCGGACTCGACGACCGTCTTGCCGATGGTGTAGATGGTGGCGAAGGCCGAATAATAGCTACCGTCCGATTCGACCTCACGCAGGAGGAGCGGCATCACCATGTCGACGACGCTTTTAAGGAGCGAACCCCGACCCGAGCCGTCGAGCGCACCGCAGAAGGAGGCGACGCTACGCGAGATGAAAAGCTGGAGGTCCCGGTCATCGCCCTCCTGCGCCCTGCGGATGAGGAAGGCGAGCAGCGCGAGAACCCCCTCCTCGCTCGAAACGGAGCCCCGTTCCACAAGACCCCTGCCGACCGCGCAGATGCGCTCCCACGTGCGCGTGTTGCGCGAGAAATCGGCCACGGATGCGATCCGCGCGAAGCGTTCCGCCGCGCTCCCCGCATTGGGCCGGGCGGCCAGAAGCACATCCTCCCGCTTCCTGCGCTGCGAAACCTTTTCCAGAAGCTCGAAGAGCTCCGCGGTGCCGGCGTCACGGCCCAGCGCCGCGCGCAGATTCTCCACCTCGACATCGCGCGCCGAGACCGATCGCTCCGCGTGAAGGGCGAGCTGCCCCACGAGCAGGTCGCTTACCAGGTCGAGGATGCCGTCCCCCGCACCGGAGTTCGCCGCGAGGACGCCACCGACCCTGCAAACCCTTTCGTTGACCCCCTCGAAATAATAGCCGTCGGCGCTCTCGCGCTTCATGAGGTCCAGGTAGTCGCGGGCGAACTCGTGGAAACGGAGCGCGATCGGCCCAAGCTCGGCGCGCCCCTCCGCGATCGCAGTGAGTACGAACAGGTACCGGTCGAAAAATGTCTCGCCGGCCCTGAGGGTGGATCCCTTTTTTCTTAGCGTGGCCTCGCGCAGGTAGTGGAAGATGACCGGCAGCACCGTATCCGCGTGGGGGGAAATATCGTGGATATGATCGAACAGGTACGAGCGGATGCCCGCCACCACATGTTTCCAGTCGATATTGGGGTGCGACATCTCCGCGATGAGACTCTCAACCCTCACGATGGCGCCGGCCCGCCCCTCGATCGGGACAAGCAGGTTCCGCGGATCATAAGCGTCGGGTTCGACCATCATGCCGCCCTATCGGCGAGTCCGCCGATCATTTGTCGGTAGCGCTGATGCAGAATGTGAAATCATCGGGTTCGCCCGGTGTGCGTGATATCCGTTTTATACTATTATAATAAATATTTACGAATAGCCCCTGTTGTGTCAACGACAAGTCGCCCCGGAAAAACAAAAAAGGAGGATGGGGATCCTCCTGAAGCGGGAATGGGGTAGAGACCGGCTTGGGCAAGCCTGTTACATCAGATAGTTTTCCAGGTGCGCGTACGTCTTCCTGATTTTCTTCATGGCCCTCGACTCGATCTGCCGCACCGTTTCGGCGGAGATGCCGAATTCGGCCCCCACCTCCTTCAGCGTGACCGGCCGCTCGTCGTCGAAACCGAAGCGCATCCGTAAAATCTTTTTTTCGTTATTCATGAGCGAGGACATCGCCTCTTCCAGTTCCCCGCGGAGATCCTTCCGGTAAACGGCCTGGTCGGGCGACTGGTACTTCTCGTCGCACACCACCTCATAGAGGTTGAACTCGTCGTCGTTGAGCGGATGCTCGAGCGATACCGTCGGCTGAAACACCTCGATGATATCGACCACCGTGTTCTCATCGACCCCCAGGAGATCGGCGATCTCCCTGGTCGACGGCTCCTTGCCCAGGTCGTTCGTCAGCGATTCCTGCGCCATCCTGACCTTTTTGAAGAGGTCGCCCTTGCGAATCGGGATGCGGATTGCCCGGCTCCGTTTTGCGATAAAGCGGGTGATGTAATGCTTTATCCAGTACGACGCGTAGGTCGAAAAACGGCAGCCCATCTTGTAATCGAACTTCTCGGCCGCCCGCATGAGACCGATGTTCCCCTCCTGCACCAGGTCGATGAGCGAGGGTTCCAGGCCGGTGTAGTTCTTCGCAATCTTGACCACCAGTCGAAGGTTGGCGTTTACAAGCCGCTCCCTGGCGAGCTCGTCTCCTTCTCCTTTCGCGATGGCCAGCTCGACTTCCTCCTCGGCCGTGAGGAGCTTCACCGCGTTGATTGCGTGGAAATACTGACTGATGCTGATTTCATCATAGCCTTCGTACGCTCTCATGCAACTCTCCTTCTCTAAGGGGTACTGACCATTAACAAGCAATAATCGTTCCAGAAGTCCCTGCGCTCGATCATTAATCAATATTACTTCAAACAGCGCCCCTGGCGGAAACACGATCGTCCCGGGAGCGCAAAAGCGCCGGTTTTTCCAGTATAAACAGCGTTTATGCGGTTTATTTTACGTGCATCGACTGCGGAAGGCGGCTATATTCATGCGCTCCGGCAAAGTGGAGGTACCGGTATATCCTGATAGGGCCGTTCGACCGGCAACAAATAGCGCATCTGGAGTGTAAAAAGCACACAATAGTGTATTATTTACACATATCTCGCTCGCCAGTGTGTAATTTTTACACTGGTGGTTCTTTTCGAATAGATAGTGCGCGGGGGGTTACTTGATGTTATACTTCTTTTTAAATTTATCCACGCGTCCGGTGGCGTCCAGAATCTTGTGCTGCTTCGTATAGAAGGGATGGCATGCGGAGCATATTTCCACGCGGAGGTCCTTGGAGGTCGAGCGCGTCTTGATCTCGTTTCCACACGCGCACCTGACGACGGTTTCCTTATATTCGGGATGAATGTTCGGCTTCATTTCAGTCTCCTCATCATGTATTCATCGCCTTGAAGAACGCCTTGTTGTTCTTCGTGGCCTTCATTTTCTCAACCAGTAGCTCCATCGCCTCGGTGGGACTCATCGCCGAGATGACTTTGCGCAGTATCCATAGCTTGTTAAGCTCCTCATCGTCAAGCAGTAATTCCTCTTTGCGCGTTCCCGATTTGTTGATGTCGATGGCCGGGAATATGCGCCGGTCGGAGAGCTTGCGGTCCAGGTGCAGCTCGGAATTACCCGTACCCTTGAACTCCTCGAAGATGACCTCGTCCATGCGGCTTCCGGTGTCGACGAGCGCCGTGGCCAGAATGGTGAGGCTCCCGCCCTCCTCGATATTGCGCGCCGCGCCGAAGAAGCGCTTGGGCTTGTGCAGGGCGTTGGAGTCCACGCCGCCCGAGAGGATCTTGCCGCTGGTCGGCACCACCTGGTTGTACGCGCGCGCCAGGCGCGTGATCGAATCGAGCAGGATGACGACGTCCTTCTTGTGCTCCACGAGTCGTTTGGCCTTTTCGAGCACCATCTCGGTCACCTGCACGTGGCGCGAGGCGGGCTCGTCGAAGGTGGACGATATCACCTCGCCGTTGACCGTGCGCTGCATGTCGGTGACCTCTTCGGGGCGCTCGTCTATGAGCAGCACGATGAGGAATATTTCGGGATGATTGGTGGTGATGGAATTGGCGATCTTCTGCAACAGCATGGTTTTACCGGTCCTCGGCGGGGCGACGATGAGAGCGCGCTGACCCTTGCCGAAGGGCGTCATGATGTTGACGATGCGCATGTCGACATTTTCCGACGCGGTCTCCATTACGATGCGCTCCATCGGATACAGGGGCGTAAGGTTGTCGAAGAGCGTCCGGCTCTGCAGGCGGTCCGGGTCTTCGAAGTTGACGGCCTCCACCCGGAGCAGCGCGTAGAAACGCTCGTTGTCCTTGGGGGGCCGTATCTGACCGGTGACGGTGTCGCCGGTGCGCAGACCGAAGAGGCGTATCTGCGACGGGGAAACGTAGATGTCGTCGGGACCGGGCAGATAGTTGTAATTCGGGGAGCGCAAAAATCCGTACCCGTCGCTGAGTATCTCGAGCACGCCGCTCGAAAAGATAAGGCCGTTACGCTCGGTCTGGGCCTTGAGCAGCTCGAAGATCATGTCCTGCTTCTTGAGACCGGAAACGCCATCGACGCCCATGGTGCGCGAAAGCGCCAGAAGCTCGTTGATGGTCTTGGATTTCAGGTCGGAGAGGTCCAGCCTGTTTTCGGGCGGAAGATTGCGCCTGTGAGGCGCCGGCGAAGCGCTCTCTCCACCGTTTTCTCCGGCCGGCCGGGGCGACGCGGAACCGCTTCTTTTTTCTTCGTCCGAGCCGGCGGTATACCTGCCCTCAGGCCTGGAAGTCCCGTTTACTCGTGCCATAATTCACCTTTGCTGTTATTAAGAGTCTCTCGTGTTCCGTCACACAGGATTGTCGATGGTAATGCCGCTCTCCAAAAATGCCGTACGGCGGGAAGGCACATAAAAACAGTGCCGCACTATACTCGATTCGCTAATGGCCGAAGATTGTGTTTCTTCCAAGGATGTGTTTTCGCCGAATCTGCGCTGTCTATCGTTCGATACCGTATGGTAATCCGCTTCTGCAAGGCACCCCGACGGGCCGCCGAAAAGCACCGCAGCCACGAAGGCTTAAAGATCAAACGCTTTTTACACCGCACCGAGGCAAGGAGGTTGTCGTTAACTGCCCGTCTCTGCGTACAATATAGTTCGCCGCAGATTTTCGTCAACAAAATTTTTCACTTTTTAGGCCCGCGCCCTGTCCGCCCCTTGTCAACTATACCCAGCTTTTTCATCCGCGCCGAGAGCGTCGCGCGCGAAAGGCCCAGGTCTTCGGCCGCCTTTTTGGCGTCCCCGCCCTGAGCGATGATGGCATTAACGATGGCGGTCCGCTCGGCCGACTCGAGCGTCTGCGCGAGCGGCTGTTTCTTCCCTCTGCGGGCGGCCTTCCCTCCGGCCGACGGCGCGTTCAGCTCCCTTCCGCAGTAAATGAGGTATCCCACGTTTTTACCGCCGCTCTGAAACGGCACCTTCTCGTAGTAGATGCGCATATCCTTGTTGTAAAAATAGGGTTCATCGCTGCCGTCCGCGCGGGTATGCACCTCGTTTTTGTCGGAATTGCCGAGCGACTTCTCGACGAACGCCGTATCGACCTCGCGCTTGAGCGCCGCCTCGTACAGGTCCTCGAAATGGCTGTTGTAGAAGATGGTGCCCCCCCTCTCGTTCAGGGCGTACAGGGCCCGGGGGATGTGTTCGAGGATGAGGTATATCATCCACTCCATCGCCTGCTTCTCGCGGTCCCCGGCGGCGTCAGCGGCCGTGGACTCGGCCCCGCGCGGCGACTCGCAGGCGGCGAGGAGCTGGAGGCGCGACCAGGTGCCCTGGATTTCACCGAAGAGGTTGATGGTGACGAACTCGCGGTTTTCGGCCACATGGGGCAGTACCTCGTCCAGCCGCATTTTGCGCGCGAGGCCCGTGATGAACGCGTCGATGGAGAGTTTTGCCGCGCGCTCGATATCGCTGAGCTCGGCGACGACATCTTCCTTCCTTAATATTCCGAGCAGTATACCGCGATGGGATACCACGGGGACGAGGGGCACGTTGTTCATGTAAAAAATCCTCACCACGTCCTCGGGCTTTTTGGCCCCGGGGTCGTAGGGATTCTCCCGGAATTCCCTGAAACCGCCCTTGCCTTCCCCCCGTTTTTCAGTCATCTGCTTATATACCCAGTACATCGAACATCGAGTAGAGCCCCGGCTTCCGGCCCGCTATATACTCGAGGGCCCGCACGGCCCCTCGCGCGAAGTTGTCGCGACTGGTTGCGCGGTGGGTGAGCTCCACGCGCTCGCCGATCCCGGCGAAGTAGACCGTGTGCTCGCCGACGATATCGCCGCCGCGCAGCACCTGCACGCCGATCTCGCCCGATGTGCGCCCGCCGATGATGCCGCTGCGGTCGTACGCCTCGCCCGCCGCGGTCAGATGGCCCGACGAGCCCTTCACCACCTCGATGAGGCGCTTGGCGGTGCCGGATGGGGCGTCCTTCTTGAAGCGATGGTGCGCCTCGAAGACCTCGACGTCGAAGTCGTCGCCGAGAACGCGCGCGGCGGTCTCGGTGAGGCGAAAGAGCAGGTTGACGCCAACCGACATGTTGGGCGACACCAAAAGCGGGATCGAGCGCGCGGCCTCTTCGAAGCGGCGGCGCTGCTCGTTCGAAAAGCCCGTGGTGCCCACAACGAGCGGCTTGCCCAGGCCCTGGGCAAGGGAGAGGAGCTGCATGGTGGCGGCCGGCGCGGAGAAGTCGATAAGGCCGTCCACCCGCGCGGCGTCGGCCTCGTTGATCGCGGAGACCAGCACGCCGGTGTTTTCGCCGTGAAGCAGGGACCCCACGTCCTTACCCATGCAGGGCGCGGAGGGCGCGTCGAAGGCGGCAAGCGCCGTGTGGCCGCGCTCTACAAGGACGCGCAGGATGGCCGTTCCCATCCTGCCCGAAACCCCGCAGAGCCCCGCTCTCACAGCTTAACCCCGTAGTCGACAAGGGCCTGGCGCAGCTTCGCGCGGTGCTCGTCGGAGAGCGGGACCAGCGGCAGCCGGATGTCGCCGGCGCAGCGTCCCATCATCTCCATCGCCGCCTTGACCGGTATGGGATTTGTCTCGTAAAACATGGCGCGGCAGAGCGGGAGTATCTTATAGAAAAGCGTTCTGGACTCGTCGAATCTGCCTTCGTTAAACAGGGTCACGATCTTCTTCATGTCGGCGGGCAGCACGTTGGCGAGGACCGAGATGACCCCCTTCCCGCCGATGGCGAGCAGCGGCAGGAGCAGGTTGTCGTCGCCCGAAAGCAGCGTGAGGCGGTCGCCGCAGAGCTCGATGACGCGCATCATCTGCACGAGGTCGCCGGTGGCCTCCTTGATGGCGACGATGTTGGGCGCGCGGCCCAACAGCTCCAGTATGCTCTCCGGCAGAAAGTTGACGGCCGTGCGGACCGGTATGTTATAGAGGATAACCGGTATGGCGATCGATTTCGCCACGGTCTCGAAATGGGCGACGAGCCCCCTCTGGGGCGGCCTGTTGTAATAGGGGTTTACGAGCAGCACCCCGTCCACGCCGTATTCCTGCGCGGCCTGGGAAAGGTGCACCGCCTCGCGGGTTGAGTTGGAGCCCGTTCCGGCGATCACCTTCACCCGTTTGTCGACCATCGCGACCACGCGCTTTACGTATTCCTTGTGCTCCTCGAACGAAAGCGTGGGCGATTCCCCGGTCGTGCCGACCGGCACCACGCCGTCCACACCGCCCTTCACCTGCGCCTCGATCAGACCCTCGAGCGAGGTATAATCTATTTTGTCGTCCCGAAACGGCGTTACGAGCGCCGTAAACACACCCTTGAACATGACATCATCCCCTTTGTTTTATCGCGTGGCGGCCGCGTCAATCATTTCCGCTGCACGTCCACAAGCTGAAAAAGCCGCTCCTCGAAATACTGTTTGTCATACGCCTTGTCTTTAAAGTCGTCGTCGAAGAGGAAGAGTATGAGCACACGCTCCGCTTTTAAAAAATCGATCGAAACGGGATGGGCGTGCACTTTTATAAAATCGCTTCCCGTCGTAATGATAATGTTCACGACCTCGCCCTTTTTGAGCGGGGCCTCCTCCCTCCCGGCGTTCTGTTTCATTACGTACCGGTCGCTTTCGTATCCCCTGAGGCCCGCAACGTGCTCGTCCTTAATGAAGGAAGAGCAGGAGCAGAGAAACACGAGAGCGGCAACCGCCCATTTTTTCATCGATAACCTCGCTGCCGGCAGAAATCACACCGCGGCGCGGGGGCGCCGGCGGAGCGCCTTCCCGCAGCCTTCATTGGTAGTAAAAATGGCAGGGCATTGTCAAGGATTTATTTATGATAGGCGATGCCCTCGCACGAGGCGATGTGCCTGCCGGCACCGCCACGCACGTCGATCTTCCACACGCTGACCTTCTTGCCGATGTTGACCGGGAGGGCCTCGGCCACGATCTTCTCCCCGTCCATCGCCCCCGCGAGATAGCTTATTGAAAAGTGCACCGCCAGCGCCTTCGTCCCCATGGAGTTGCAGGCCACCGCGAAGGCCTGGTCTGCCACCGCGTGGACCGTTATGCCGTGCGCGCGCTCGGCGGCGTTGAGGTACTCGTGCATGACGGTGAGCGAACAGCGCGCGTAGGCCTCCCGCGCCTCCTCCACCACGATGCCGAGGAAGGTTGCCATGGGGTCGCGTCCCACGATCTCACGGGCGTATTCCACCGGGCTGTTGATGATCGTCATCGTCCCCTCCCCTACGGCGCGTGGAGCTTGCGGAAGTCGTGATTCGGCGCCGCCGACCCGCACAGGGTCTGTATGAATACGAGACCGTGTATTATTCGCTTTTGCATCGCGTCCTCCGGCGCTTGTGATGCGCAATCATAGAGGCGAAAATGGGAGATGTCAAGTATTATACGCGGGGGCCCCGGCAGAGACGCACGATCGGGCGTTTCTACGGGCGTTCGGCCTTCCTCTTCAGATGCTCGAGCCAGCGATCGATTGACCTGTCGAGGAACTTCGGCATCACGATGCTCAATATCAGCGCCAGCCAGCCTTCCATGGTTTCTTCGGTGCTCACGATGGTGCCCTCGCCCTTTTTCTTGAAGTACCACTTGTGACGGGCGCGCGTCCCCAGCGCCCTCCCGTTCCAGATTACCTCCTCGCCGTCAACCACCTTCTCTATGGTGGATTCAATCGTCATGCCGCCGGACTTCCAATGGAACACCGTTCCGGGCGCGAGCTTGCCGCCGAGGGCGGCCTCGGTGATGCCGGGGTGCCAGGCGGGCCATTTGTTGATATCGGCGTGGATGGCCCACACTTTTTTTACCGGGGCGTTGACGTAGAGGGCTTTTATTGATTCCAGTTTTCCGAAAAAGGGGATTCCCATTTGATTCTCCTTTATGGATGGATGATTCCATGAGTCCGTCAGTGTATCTTTATCGTTATTCATTATCCGCTTTTTCGTGAGGGAGTCAATCAGTTAATTTGACGGTTGTCTTCCAAGTGTTTTCAATCCGGTGATTTTCAAGTCTGTACGTCGTTCAGTTTCAACCGGGCCGCGCAATCGCCATCGGTTCCGGTCGGGGCGGTGCGAGAGAAGAGCCGCCGGTCGGCCGACGGAACGACGCCCGCATGTGCGGCTTCAGCAAGCGTTGAGGCAAGGAGGGCGCATAGCCGGTTTATGAACGACTGGCCTTCAATACGGCCGTACAGCCATTCCGCGGAGGGCCGCGATTTTCCCCTGATGTTGCTTTGTTTCACCCCATCGGCAAAGGGAAGTAAAACCGAGATGACGGTTTCGGCACCGGGGTGCCATTCGCGCGGGGTCATGCAGAGGCCGCCGATTACGGCGGGAGAAGCCGTCGACAGGCCGGTTTTGTTTTCCCTATGTTATCAACCATACAACGACGGAACCGTCAAGCTGAATCGTTACATGGAAAAGCCCGTTGACTTTTCCCCGAAGCTTGTGTAATGTGCTGAAATCACTCACATTGCCTGTATTTAACGGCTTTATAAGCCGCAATTTTAAATGATGAAGAACGCATTTACCGCAAAATAGAGAGAATGACGGCCATGGGCATAATAAATGCACAGCATTATCCGGGGAGGCATTGTGCAAGCACGGCGCTCTGCAATCTGGTGAATTATCATGGGATCCGATGGAGCGAGGCCCTGTGCTTCGGAATAGGGTGCGGTCTTGGGATATGGTATCTTGAAAACGGCGGGGAATCGCTCGAAAGAATAATCCATGTGCGTTCGGAGGACATCGAAGAGCAGTTTTTTACACGCATTGGACGGACTTTCCAATGGAGTATATATGCCGATCCCGGTGAAAGCGAAAGCGACCTGTGTGCAGTACTGGACGAAGGGAGGCCTGCCATGGTGCAGTCGGACATTTATCATCTTCCCTATTATAATTCCGGCACGCATTTCCCGGGCCATGTGATTACCGTCTGGGGATATGATGTTGATCGAAAGGTATTTTATGTTACCGATACCGAGCGCGAAAACATGCTCGAGGTCCCGTTCGAGGCGATGAGAAAGGCACGCTACAGTAAAATGGGATTTTTTACCATCAAGGGAAATATGTACGCGCCGGAGAACATCAGCATGCCCGACAGCCTCCCCGCGGTACTGAGCGGCGCTATCATCGATTCCAGCCGCAGGCTTATGGATGCGAAATCAAAATATCAGGGGATTCAGGCCCTGAAGACCTGGATCGAAGAGCTGGATGACTGGAAGCGTTTCAACGACTGGAAATGGACGGCGCGTTTTACGTACCAGGTGATCGAGAAACGCGGCACCGGCGGCGGCGGGTTCCGGCTGATTTATGCCGAGTTCCTCAAGGAGGCGGCATCCCTCGTGCCGCAGATACCGGCTCTCGGGCTGCCTGAGCTGATGCGCGAGGCGGCACGGGCATGGAGTGATCTCGCCCGGGCATTAAAGGGGGCGTCGGAGCGCGAGGTCTTCGATGCCGGAGAGGTCCGCACAAGGCTCGAGAAGGTGCTCGCGCTGGAGTCGCGGTATCATGAGAGCGCGCTGCGGCTTGCCGTATAACGCGGGATGGATTGAAGGCGACGTGATGAATGCGAAGCGGAGCGGCCACCCGCCGTGGCCTGCGCGCCGGCAGGGCATCCCCGGCATTCGGCCCCGGTGAAATGCCCGGGCAGGGCCTTGAACTGCGGACAGTGTTCGAAGACCGGCCAGAACTTTTTGAAGCGTTCGGCGTAACCGTCGAACGAGCCCAGGAGCTCCCTCAGCTTTTCGCCGTGGAACCTGATCTCGCCCTCGGCGTACGCCATGCACTTTCCGCGGTTGAGCCCGCAGGGCGCGAGCCGTTTGAGCATGTCCTCGTGCTTCATGACACCCCTCCTTATCGGTACCCTATTCCTTTACAAACTCCATCGCCACGAACGGGACCGTCAGCGTGAAGCCGGTCCCCTCTTCGCATTTCGCGTTGATCCGCGTCTCGATGTCGGCGAATATACGCTGCCGCGCCTCGGCGGGGACGCAGCTCTTCCAGCCGTCGAGAAAGGCCAGGCGGATGAAGAAGTGTTTGAGCATCGCCGTGCCGTCGGCGAAACGGTAATCGAAGCCGTCCGCGATCGACCTCTTCCGCGCGAAGCGGTTCTCCCCGAAGAGCCTTTCGATAAGCGCGATGGGCGGCCTTTTCGCGCGTATATGCTCGTCGATGACCGGCAGGTATTCCGCCATTCCGTGCGCGCGCAGGCTTTCCCGGTACACGTCGTAGAACTCGATCATCGTCGCGTCGAGGTTCATGGTCATGACGAATTGACAGCCGGGCCGGGCCACGCGCGCGC
Above is a window of Spirochaetota bacterium DNA encoding:
- a CDS encoding hotdog fold thioesterase, which gives rise to MTIINSPVEYAREIVGRDPMATFLGIVVEEAREAYARCSLTVMHEYLNAAERAHGITVHAVADQAFAVACNSMGTKALAVHFSISYLAGAMDGEKIVAEALPVNIGKKVSVWKIDVRGGAGRHIASCEGIAYHK
- a CDS encoding SRPBCC family protein — encoded protein: MGIPFFGKLESIKALYVNAPVKKVWAIHADINKWPAWHPGITEAALGGKLAPGTVFHWKSGGMTIESTIEKVVDGEEVIWNGRALGTRARHKWYFKKKGEGTIVSTEETMEGWLALILSIVMPKFLDRSIDRWLEHLKRKAERP
- a CDS encoding BtrH N-terminal domain-containing protein — its product is MGIINAQHYPGRHCASTALCNLVNYHGIRWSEALCFGIGCGLGIWYLENGGESLERIIHVRSEDIEEQFFTRIGRTFQWSIYADPGESESDLCAVLDEGRPAMVQSDIYHLPYYNSGTHFPGHVITVWGYDVDRKVFYVTDTERENMLEVPFEAMRKARYSKMGFFTIKGNMYAPENISMPDSLPAVLSGAIIDSSRRLMDAKSKYQGIQALKTWIEELDDWKRFNDWKWTARFTYQVIEKRGTGGGGFRLIYAEFLKEAASLVPQIPALGLPELMREAARAWSDLARALKGASEREVFDAGEVRTRLEKVLALESRYHESALRLAV
- a CDS encoding class I SAM-dependent methyltransferase yields the protein MSDIEPGIDFNDEILVSCCDEVPLWSAPFGRRLLELVEYRKGMTALDIGFGTGFPMLELAMRLGPSCTVYGVDPWGAAANRARLKAAHCGITNIRLIEGAAESLPLGDASVDLIVSNNGLNNVPDLPAVLRECARVARPGCQFVMTMNLDATMIEFYDVYRESLRAHGMAEYLPVIDEHIRAKRPPIALIERLFGENRFARKRSIADGFDYRFADGTAMLKHFFIRLAFLDGWKSCVPAEARQRIFADIETRINAKCEEGTGFTLTVPFVAMEFVKE